DNA from Dietzia lutea:
GACCGTGGCGTCGCGCCCGGCGACCGCATCCTGCTCATGCTCGCCAACCAGGTCGAGCTCTGGGACGTCATGCTCGCCGTGATCAAGCTCGGTGCCGTCGTCATCCCCGCGACCACGCTGCTGGCCGAGGGCGACCTGCGCGACCGGATCGCCCGCGGCGGCATCAAGCACGTGATCGCCCGCGCCGAACTGGCCGACCGCTTCTCCGCCATCTCCGGCGACTACCAGCGCATCTCCGTCGGCGGCGTGGACGCGGCCGGCGCCGGCGGCGCACCCGAGGGCTGGACCGATCTGGCCGGCGCGATGGACGCCTCCCCCGACTTCGAACCCAGCCACACCACGCACGCCGACGACACACTGCTTCTGTACTTCACCTCCGGCACCACCAGCAAGCCCAAGCTCGTCGAGCACACGCACGCCTCGTACCCCGCCGGCCACCTGTCAACCATGTACTGGATCGGCCTGCAGCCCGGCGACGTCCACCTCAACGTCTCCTCGCCAGGCTGGGCCAAGCACGCCTGGTCCAACGTCTTCACCCCGTGGATCGCCGGCTCGTGCGTGTTCATCTACAACTACTCGCGCTTCGACGCGACGGCGATGATGCGCGAGATGGACCGCTGCGGCGTGACCAGCCTGTGCTGCCCGCCGACCGTGTGGCGCATGCTCATCCAGGCCGACCTCACCCAGCTGCAGGTGCCGCCGCGTCTCGCGGTAGGCGCCGGTGAGCCGCTCAACCCCGAGGTGATCGGCCGCGTCCGCGACGCGTGGGGCGTGACCATTCGCGACGGCTTCGGCCAGACCGAGACCACCGTGCAGATCGCCAACACCCCCGGCCAGCCCATCAAGGACGGCTCCATGGGACGGCCGTGCCCGGGTTTCGAGGTCGCGTTGGTCGACCCGGCCACCGGGCAGGAGGTCACCGGCGACGGGGCCGAGGGCGAGATCTGCCTGCGCCTCGACCCCCGACCGCTCGGGCTGATGGTCGGCTACCACGGCGACCCCGAGCGGACCGCCGCCGCGTACGCCGACGGCTTCTACCACACCGGTGACGTCGGATCCCGGGACGCGGACGGGTACATCACCTATGTGGGCCGCACCGACGACGTCTTCAAGTCCTCGGACTACCGCATCTCGCCCTTCGAGCTCGAGTCGGTGCTGCTCGAGCACCCGGCGGTCGCCGAGGCGGCCGTGGTGCCGTCCCCCGACCCGGTGCGGTTGAGCGTGCCCAAGGCGTTCGTCGTCCTGGCCGGGGACTGGGAGCCGACCGAGGAGACCGCGCGAGAGATCTTCGAGTACTCGCGCACCCACCTGGCCGGCTACAAGCGGATCCGTCGGCTGCAGTTCACGGACCTGCCCAAGACCATCTCGGGCAAGATCCGGCGCGTCGAGCTGCGCAGGGCCGAGGTCGACAACGGCCCGTCGGTGGACTTCCCCGGCGAGTTCCGCGAGGAGGCGCTGCGCTGACGGCGCCCGAAGCGGACGACGACGAGGTGAGCGCCGCGCCCGCCGCGCAGTTCGCGGCGGGCGCGTGACGGACACGGACCGACGATGCTCACGCCCGGATGAGGGCGTCCAGCTCCTCGGGGGTCCAGGGCGGGCTGTCGTGGAAGTCCCGATACGCCAGGATCCGCGCCTCGGGCGAGGGAAACCTGCCGACGAACCCGCCGGCGCCGGCGAAGACGCCCCCGGTGATCCCGGCCGCGAGGTCGGACACCAAATAGGTGTAGAGCGGGGCGACGTACCCGGGGTCGGCCGGGTCCAGCGCGCCCGCGACGCTGAGCTCGTCGAGCAACCCGCGCCGACCGAGCTCCCGGATCTGCTCCTCGTAGCCGGGCCCGCTCGACAGTCTGGTCCGCGCGCCGGGGCACACGACGTTGGCGCGGACCCCGTGCTCGGCCAGCTCGGCGGCGATCGCCATGGTCAGTGATGTGACCGCGCCCTTGCCGGCCGGGTAGCCGGTGCCGCCGTAGTCGCCCTTCCAGGCGAACGACGACGTGGTGACGATCGCGCCCGAGCCCGCCGCCACCAGGTGTGGCGCGAACACGCGGCAGGGGGCGAACACGGTGCCCAGGTGGGCGTCCATGAGTTCGGCGAACTCCTTGTGGGAGACCGTGAGGATCGAGGAGCCCGCGGGTTCGGGCACGCCCGCGCAGGTGATGAGACCGCCCACGGCGGAGCCCCCCTCGCGGGCCCGGGCGAGCAGTTCCTCGGCCACGTCGGGCTCGTGCGCGGGCCCGGCCACCCCGGTGATCCGACCGGCGGACCGCTCCGCGAGGGCCTCGACCTGCTCGGCCAGCGCATCCGCGTCGCGCCCGTTGAGCACCACGTCCGCGCCGCGGGCGGCGAGGTCCTCGGCCACCGCGGCTCGGATCCCCCGAGAGGAGCCGGTGACGGCGACGACCCGGCCGTCCAGCCGGTGTCCCGGATCCCGGCCCTCTCGCGTCATGACCGCGAGCCCACCGTGTCGGTGCGGCGATCATGGTCGGGGTCGCGGTCGGCGAGGACCCGCTTGGCCCAGCCGTAGTCGGTCTTGCTGCTGGGGTGACGCTCGATCTTCTCGACCACCCAGAAGGCGACGGGGATCTTGAAACCCGCCAGTGACGCGCGCAGGGCCTGCTCGAGGGCGTCGAAGTCCCCCACGTGCCCCTCGGCCCACTCGATCACGGCACCGACCCGGTGTCCGAACCTCTCGTCGGGCACCCCCAGCGCCACCGCGTCCTGCACGCCGTCGACCGCTTTAAGCGCAGACTCGACCTCCTCGGCGAAGATCTTCTCCCCGCCCGAATTGACGACCTGGCTGCCGCGGCCGAGCATGATGATGCTGTCCGGGCCGTCGTACCGGCCCCGGTCCCCCGTGAAGACCCGCCGGCTGCCCGCGATCTCGCGGAACGTCTCGGCGGACTTGGCCACGTCCTTGTAGTAGCCGCTGGGCTGGTAGCCGGACTTGACGATCCACCCGATCTCCGTGGAGTCGTCGGGCAGCGGCTCGTCGAAGTCGTCGACCAGCTGCAGGTTGGCGCCCCGCGGGATGCGGGGACCGCGGTCGGCGAACAGCGAACCGTCGTCCAGGTTGGCCTTGGTCGCGACCCCCAGCCCGCCGAAGCCGCTCTCGGACGAACCGAACGCGTCCATGATCATGAGATCGGGACGCAGCTCGAGCAGCTCGGCCTTGACCGACGGGGAGAACAGCGCGGCCCCGGAGCTGAACATGAACACGCTCGAGGTGTCCACGCCGGTCTCGCGCATGTGCGCGAGCATCGGCCGCACCATCGCGTCGCCGGCGACGATCACGATCTGGATCTTCTCGCTGACGATCTCCTCCAGGACGTCCGCGGCCCGGAAGTGCGGCAGGTAGTGACACGTGCCCCCAGAGAACAAAGCGGTGAAGCTGGGCATGAGCCCGGAGGTGTGGATGAGCGGCAGCAGCACGAGGTAGCGCGCCGGGTCACCTCCCAGCCCGGAGCGGGACTGGTGGTACTCGTCCGGCACCGGCTCGCCGGTGTAGTAGTCCGCGCCGCCGGCCAGACTGCGCCACAGGTCCTCCTGACGCCACATCACCCCCTTCGGCTTCCCGGTTGTGCCGCCGGTGAAGACCAGGAACAGATCGTCGGCGCTCCGGTCGGCCGGGACCCGATCCGGGGAGGCCGCCGCGAGGGCCTCCCTGGCGTCGAGCGCACCGTCGGGCAGGTCTCCGGCTTCGGAGCCGTCGTCCACCGCGATGAGGAGCTGCAGCTTCTCCAGACCGTCCGCTGCCGCCGCCACGGCCGGCGCGAACTCGCGGTGGAAGACCAGCGCGCACGCGTCCGAGTAGTCGTAGAGGTACCGCAGTTCGGATCCCGCGTAGCGGTAGTTGATGCTGATGGGGACCGCGCGGAGCTTGAGGACGCCGAGGAAGAGCGCGATGCAGTCGACGCCGTTGCGCAGGTGGATCGCCACATGCGCCCCCGCGCCGACCCCTCGCGAGGCGAGGACGTCGGCCCACCGGTTGGCCTCGGCGTCCAGGTCGGCGTAGGTGAGGCGGCGCTCGTCCTCGACCACCGCCAGCCGGTCGCTTCCGTACGCGTCCGCCGCGTGTTCGAAGAGGTCTGCGAAGTTGTGTGCCATGACTGGTCCTCCGGGGGTGACGGCGGGTCGGGCTCAGACGGGGGTGATGGGCAGTGCGTTCCGCCTGGGTCCGAAGTCGAAGGCCGCGCCGGTGCTGATGCGGGTCACGGCCACCTCCTCGGACTCCTCTGCGGGCCGGTCCCCCATCCGCAGGACGGCCTCGACACGCGAGCCGTCGGCGGGGACGCGCTCGACCGTCCAGCGCGGGTCCACCGCCTGGGCCGCGGCGGCGAGCGGCCGGAGTCCGTCGCGGGCGAGCAGGGGTAGCCAGGTGTCGTCGGCGAACCCGTCCGCGGCCGTGTCCCACCGGACGGTCAGCCCGGTGCCGTCGGAGGTCACCTCGGACGAGTACCCGGTGTACGCGGTCGGGCCGGCGAGCGGGTGCACGTCGAGAACCGCCGCGAGCCCCGGGGCGTCCGCGACGACACCCAGGACGTCCCGGATCCGGCCCGCGGCGACACCGGCGATCCCGGTGGCCTGGTAGGCGAGCAACCGGTCGGCGACCTCGGCGTCCGAGCGACGCCGGACCGACTGGTGGAATCCCACGGCGAGCAGGTGCATCTGGAGGTACACCTCGCGGATGATCCTGATGAGTGCCGCGGAGGTGAACTCCGTGAAGACCAGGTCGCTGAGCAGCGGCCCGGCGTAGTCATCGCGGTCACCCTCCCCCGTGGTGTCGCGGGGTGCCGGCGGGTCGAACCGGAACCCGACCACGCGGCTCGACGCCGACTCGATGGCGGGTTCCGGGAACGGGAAGGGTTCTCCGTCGGGATCGATCCGCACCCGCCAGTGGCAGTGCGGGGTCCGGCCCTCGGGACTGCGGGGCGGGCGGTGGATCGGCTCGACCACGGCCAACGGGTTGGTGGCCAGAGCCGTGGCGGGGAACGTCGGATCCTC
Protein-coding regions in this window:
- a CDS encoding AMP-binding protein; this translates as MSPLPTEATVRFRAARDFLQAHAQDYDGARDGFAWPELDEWNWALNWFDVQAEGNDDPALWIVEEHDGGGAPTEAKYSFDEMRVRSDRTANWLRDRGVAPGDRILLMLANQVELWDVMLAVIKLGAVVIPATTLLAEGDLRDRIARGGIKHVIARAELADRFSAISGDYQRISVGGVDAAGAGGAPEGWTDLAGAMDASPDFEPSHTTHADDTLLLYFTSGTTSKPKLVEHTHASYPAGHLSTMYWIGLQPGDVHLNVSSPGWAKHAWSNVFTPWIAGSCVFIYNYSRFDATAMMREMDRCGVTSLCCPPTVWRMLIQADLTQLQVPPRLAVGAGEPLNPEVIGRVRDAWGVTIRDGFGQTETTVQIANTPGQPIKDGSMGRPCPGFEVALVDPATGQEVTGDGAEGEICLRLDPRPLGLMVGYHGDPERTAAAYADGFYHTGDVGSRDADGYITYVGRTDDVFKSSDYRISPFELESVLLEHPAVAEAAVVPSPDPVRLSVPKAFVVLAGDWEPTEETAREIFEYSRTHLAGYKRIRRLQFTDLPKTISGKIRRVELRRAEVDNGPSVDFPGEFREEALR
- a CDS encoding AMP-binding protein, whose translation is MAHNFADLFEHAADAYGSDRLAVVEDERRLTYADLDAEANRWADVLASRGVGAGAHVAIHLRNGVDCIALFLGVLKLRAVPISINYRYAGSELRYLYDYSDACALVFHREFAPAVAAAADGLEKLQLLIAVDDGSEAGDLPDGALDAREALAAASPDRVPADRSADDLFLVFTGGTTGKPKGVMWRQEDLWRSLAGGADYYTGEPVPDEYHQSRSGLGGDPARYLVLLPLIHTSGLMPSFTALFSGGTCHYLPHFRAADVLEEIVSEKIQIVIVAGDAMVRPMLAHMRETGVDTSSVFMFSSGAALFSPSVKAELLELRPDLMIMDAFGSSESGFGGLGVATKANLDDGSLFADRGPRIPRGANLQLVDDFDEPLPDDSTEIGWIVKSGYQPSGYYKDVAKSAETFREIAGSRRVFTGDRGRYDGPDSIIMLGRGSQVVNSGGEKIFAEEVESALKAVDGVQDAVALGVPDERFGHRVGAVIEWAEGHVGDFDALEQALRASLAGFKIPVAFWVVEKIERHPSSKTDYGWAKRVLADRDPDHDRRTDTVGSRS
- a CDS encoding SDR family NAD(P)-dependent oxidoreductase, translating into MTREGRDPGHRLDGRVVAVTGSSRGIRAAVAEDLAARGADVVLNGRDADALAEQVEALAERSAGRITGVAGPAHEPDVAEELLARAREGGSAVGGLITCAGVPEPAGSSILTVSHKEFAELMDAHLGTVFAPCRVFAPHLVAAGSGAIVTTSSFAWKGDYGGTGYPAGKGAVTSLTMAIAAELAEHGVRANVVCPGARTRLSSGPGYEEQIRELGRRGLLDELSVAGALDPADPGYVAPLYTYLVSDLAAGITGGVFAGAGGFVGRFPSPEARILAYRDFHDSPPWTPEELDALIRA